In Mycobacterium stomatepiae, the following are encoded in one genomic region:
- a CDS encoding MBL fold metallo-hydrolase, producing the protein MQLTHFGHACLLAEFDHTSVLFDPGTFAHGFEGITGLDAILITHQHPDHVDPARLPALIEANPHAALYTDSQTAAQLDAPFQPVHAGDELTVGELTIRALGGKHAVIHPEIPVIENLSYLVGDGEHRARLMHPGDALFVPDEPVDVLAAPAAAPWMKISEAIDYLRAVSPTRAVPIHQGIVAPDARGIYYGRFTEMTDTDFQVLPEESGVTF; encoded by the coding sequence ATGCAACTGACGCATTTCGGACATGCCTGCCTACTTGCCGAGTTCGATCACACTAGCGTGCTCTTCGATCCCGGGACCTTCGCGCATGGGTTCGAGGGCATCACTGGCCTGGACGCCATCCTGATCACGCACCAGCACCCGGATCATGTCGACCCCGCGCGGCTGCCGGCGCTGATCGAGGCCAATCCCCACGCGGCGCTGTACACCGACTCACAAACCGCGGCTCAACTCGACGCCCCCTTCCAACCGGTTCATGCCGGCGACGAGCTGACGGTCGGCGAACTGACGATCCGGGCGCTCGGCGGAAAGCACGCGGTGATTCACCCGGAAATCCCTGTGATAGAGAACCTTTCGTATCTGGTGGGCGACGGCGAGCACCGCGCGCGGTTGATGCATCCCGGTGACGCGTTGTTCGTGCCAGACGAGCCGGTGGACGTGTTGGCCGCTCCCGCGGCCGCCCCGTGGATGAAGATCTCCGAGGCCATCGATTACCTGCGGGCGGTGTCCCCGACGCGCGCGGTGCCTATCCACCAAGGCATCGTCGCTCCCGATGCCAGGGGCATTTACTACGGCCGGTTCACCGAGATGACCGACACCGACTTCCAGGTATTGCCCGAAGAAAGCGGCGTCACCTTCTAG
- the purS gene encoding phosphoribosylformylglycinamidine synthase subunit PurS codes for MARVIVHVMPKAEILDPQGQAIVGALGRLGHPGISDVRQGKRFELEVDDSVDDSVLAEIAESLLANTVIEDWTISREVQ; via the coding sequence GTGGCGCGGGTGATCGTTCATGTGATGCCCAAAGCGGAGATTCTCGACCCGCAGGGTCAGGCGATTGTCGGCGCGTTGGGCCGACTCGGACATCCTGGGATTTCAGATGTCCGTCAGGGCAAGAGGTTTGAGCTCGAAGTCGACGACAGTGTCGATGATTCCGTGCTCGCCGAGATCGCCGAATCGCTGTTGGCCAACACCGTGATCGAGGACTGGACGATCAGCCGGGAAGTGCAGTGA
- a CDS encoding DHA2 family efflux MFS transporter permease subunit yields MLSDAVERARSAAPNLAVPMASSGHAAAGARDYPDKLDAKLFRVVFVCGLAAVMAILDTTVVAVAQGTFVKELNTSQAVVSWTVAGYMLAFATVIPVTGWAADRFGTKRLFIGSVLVFMLGSLLCAISPNILVLIIFRVIQGVGGGMLMPLSFVILTHEAGPHRVGRLMAIGGIPILLGPIGGPILGGWLVGAYGWQWIFLINLPIGLAAIILAAITFPKDRPAPSEALDVVSVVLLPPGVTLFLSGVSFIPAAGTVTDYRVWAPTLAGLVLIAAFVFHSFRTDHPLIDLRLFQNRVVTHANLALLVFGAPFIGIGLLVPSYFQLAMHQTPMQSGMHLVPVGLGALLTMPLAGAFMDKHGPGMVVLIGLPVMAIGLGIFTYGVATQTPYTPTLLIGLAVMGLGIGCTTTPLSAAVLQSLAPHQVARGTTLVTVNQQVSGSIGAAFLGVILTQLFNHSDALITANKMVSAQQQASGHNMPVEASASAWNTLGPEFAKNVSLALSHAYTAVFVVAIAMLVVTIVPAAFLPTKRPEPEEEPEPAATPAD; encoded by the coding sequence ATGCTCAGCGACGCCGTGGAACGAGCGCGCTCTGCAGCTCCCAACCTCGCGGTGCCCATGGCTTCCAGCGGACACGCAGCTGCGGGCGCTCGTGACTACCCCGACAAACTCGACGCCAAACTGTTCCGCGTCGTCTTCGTGTGCGGGCTGGCCGCCGTGATGGCGATCCTGGACACCACCGTCGTCGCGGTCGCACAGGGCACCTTCGTCAAGGAGCTCAACACCAGCCAGGCCGTCGTTTCCTGGACGGTCGCCGGTTACATGCTGGCGTTTGCCACCGTTATCCCCGTCACCGGGTGGGCCGCCGACAGGTTCGGCACCAAACGACTGTTCATCGGTTCGGTCTTGGTGTTCATGCTGGGCTCGCTGCTGTGCGCGATATCGCCAAATATATTGGTGCTCATCATATTTCGAGTAATCCAAGGTGTCGGCGGCGGCATGCTGATGCCGCTGAGCTTCGTGATCCTGACACACGAAGCAGGCCCGCATCGGGTGGGCCGCTTGATGGCGATCGGCGGAATTCCGATCCTGCTCGGCCCGATCGGCGGGCCGATCCTGGGCGGCTGGCTGGTCGGCGCTTATGGCTGGCAGTGGATCTTCCTGATCAACCTGCCGATCGGCCTGGCGGCAATCATTCTGGCGGCGATCACGTTTCCCAAAGATCGTCCCGCCCCGTCGGAAGCACTCGACGTCGTCAGCGTGGTGCTGCTGCCGCCCGGCGTCACGCTTTTCCTCTCCGGGGTGTCGTTCATCCCGGCGGCCGGCACGGTAACCGACTACCGCGTGTGGGCACCGACGCTCGCCGGTCTGGTGTTGATCGCGGCATTCGTCTTCCACTCCTTTCGGACCGACCACCCGCTCATCGATCTGAGGCTTTTCCAGAACCGCGTGGTGACGCACGCGAATCTGGCTTTGCTGGTATTCGGGGCTCCGTTCATCGGGATCGGGCTGCTGGTCCCGAGTTACTTCCAGCTCGCGATGCACCAAACGCCTATGCAATCCGGAATGCATTTGGTGCCGGTCGGCCTCGGCGCCCTGTTGACGATGCCGCTCGCCGGGGCCTTCATGGACAAACATGGACCGGGCATGGTCGTGTTGATCGGCCTACCGGTGATGGCAATCGGCCTGGGCATCTTCACCTACGGCGTCGCCACGCAAACCCCCTACACCCCGACGCTGCTGATCGGGCTCGCGGTGATGGGCCTGGGTATCGGCTGTACGACAACGCCGCTGTCGGCGGCGGTGCTGCAGTCCCTGGCCCCACACCAGGTCGCCCGCGGGACCACGCTGGTGACCGTCAACCAGCAGGTGAGTGGGTCGATTGGGGCCGCGTTCCTGGGCGTGATCCTGACTCAGCTGTTCAACCACAGCGACGCCCTGATCACCGCGAACAAGATGGTCTCAGCGCAGCAGCAAGCCAGCGGACACAACATGCCGGTGGAGGCCTCGGCATCCGCGTGGAACACCCTGGGCCCCGAGTTCGCGAAGAACGTGTCGCTCGCCCTCTCCCACGCGTACACGGCCGTGTTCGTGGTGGCCATCGCCATGCTGGTGGTGACGATCGTCCCGGCCGCGTTCCTGCCGACGAAGCGACCGGAGCCCGAGGAAGAACCCGAGCCCGCGGCAACGCCGGCCGACTGA
- a CDS encoding WS/DGAT/MGAT family O-acyltransferase has product MKRLNGMDAMLLYSETPNLHTHTLKVAILDPSDFDGEFDFEAFRLHVRRRLHLLEPLRYKLVDIPGQLHHPMWQENCEVDLDYHLRRVQVPAPGGRCELDEVIGRVASTPLDRSRPLWEFHFAEGLADGRFALIGKVHHALADGVASVNLLARAMDLKGAVTDERDNDEAGITATKGDLLRAAARDHVRQIAELPGLIKDAAVGMSRVRRRSKERGDHPDLADAFAAPPTFLNQVVSPQRRFTSATLPLRDVKATAKALGITVNDMVLAITTGGLRTLLLDYDGEAPRPIIASVPTATDKSDRITGNEISGLMISLPVHVADPAERARLVSLATRIAKEDHEVMGPELYGRLMAYLPTAFAPAAFRWLGRHDVPNKLMNVAVSSVVGPRERGHFGGAAVTEIYSTGVLSPGAPVNITVWSYVDALGIAVLTDDQTFKDPHEATDAMTQSFTELRSAAGIPV; this is encoded by the coding sequence GTGAAAAGACTTAACGGTATGGACGCGATGCTGCTCTACAGCGAGACGCCGAACCTGCACACGCACACGCTGAAGGTAGCGATCCTCGACCCGTCGGACTTCGACGGGGAGTTCGACTTCGAGGCCTTCCGGCTGCACGTGCGCCGGCGGCTGCACCTGTTGGAACCGTTGCGCTACAAGCTCGTCGACATTCCCGGGCAACTCCATCACCCGATGTGGCAGGAGAACTGCGAGGTCGACCTGGACTACCATCTGCGCCGGGTGCAGGTGCCCGCCCCGGGCGGCCGCTGCGAACTGGACGAGGTCATCGGGCGGGTGGCGTCCACGCCGCTGGATCGCAGCCGCCCACTCTGGGAATTTCATTTCGCCGAAGGGCTAGCCGACGGTCGATTCGCCTTGATAGGCAAGGTGCACCACGCGTTGGCCGACGGCGTCGCGTCGGTCAACCTGCTCGCGCGCGCGATGGACCTCAAGGGTGCGGTGACCGACGAGCGCGACAACGACGAGGCGGGCATCACCGCGACCAAGGGCGATCTGCTACGTGCGGCCGCGAGAGACCATGTCCGGCAGATCGCCGAACTGCCGGGGCTGATCAAAGATGCCGCGGTGGGGATGAGCCGGGTACGACGCCGGTCCAAAGAGCGCGGGGATCACCCGGACCTGGCCGACGCCTTCGCCGCGCCGCCGACCTTCCTCAACCAAGTCGTGTCCCCGCAGCGGCGGTTCACCAGCGCCACGCTGCCACTGCGAGACGTCAAGGCGACCGCCAAGGCGTTGGGCATCACGGTCAACGACATGGTGCTGGCGATAACCACCGGCGGACTGCGCACGCTGCTGCTGGACTATGACGGCGAAGCGCCCCGCCCGATCATCGCCTCGGTGCCCACCGCCACCGACAAGTCGGACCGCATCACCGGCAACGAGATCAGCGGCCTGATGATTTCGCTGCCGGTGCACGTCGCCGACCCTGCCGAGCGGGCGCGGCTGGTCTCCTTGGCGACGCGGATCGCCAAGGAGGACCACGAAGTCATGGGCCCGGAGCTGTACGGACGGTTGATGGCGTACCTGCCGACGGCATTCGCCCCGGCCGCGTTCCGGTGGCTCGGCCGTCACGACGTGCCGAACAAGCTGATGAACGTGGCGGTCTCCAGCGTGGTGGGGCCGCGTGAGCGCGGGCATTTCGGCGGGGCCGCGGTGACCGAGATCTACTCCACCGGAGTGCTCTCGCCGGGCGCACCGGTCAATATCACGGTGTGGAGCTACGTCGACGCGCTCGGGATCGCGGTGCTCACCGACGACCAAACCTTCAAGGACCCGCATGAGGCGACGGACGCGATGACCCAGTCCTTCACCGAATTACGCAGTGCTGCAGGTATTCCCGTGTAG
- a CDS encoding cupin domain-containing protein, translated as MATADGFHPDFDGTSQRVPQSRVHHIKASEISSDTAQSEGLRRFAALSGKSVGAEKLWMGETHALPSTVSSNHHHGESETAIYVRSGNPEFVFHDGVDEVRITAAPGDYVFIPPFLPHREENPDPNTIAEVVIARRSQEAIVVNLPALYPLESGQ; from the coding sequence ATGGCTACCGCGGACGGATTTCACCCAGACTTCGACGGCACTTCACAGCGGGTGCCGCAGAGCCGGGTGCACCACATCAAGGCGTCGGAGATCAGCTCCGATACCGCACAGTCGGAAGGACTGCGACGGTTTGCGGCGCTGTCCGGCAAATCGGTCGGCGCCGAGAAGCTATGGATGGGTGAGACCCACGCATTACCCTCGACCGTGTCGTCCAATCATCACCACGGCGAGTCGGAGACAGCGATCTATGTGCGAAGCGGCAACCCCGAGTTCGTCTTTCACGACGGCGTCGACGAGGTACGCATCACGGCCGCACCCGGCGACTACGTGTTCATCCCGCCGTTTCTGCCGCACCGCGAAGAGAATCCCGACCCGAACACGATCGCGGAGGTCGTGATCGCACGCAGGAGCCAGGAGGCCATCGTGGTCAACCTGCCCGCCCTGTATCCACTCGAAAGCGGTCAGTAG
- a CDS encoding VOC family protein: protein MGFAIERFDHIVINCHDVEATAAWYERVLGMKRETFGQSKRTALCFGNQKINLRPVGALADDPDWVTGAVEAAGSEDLCFITASSPDEVRAHLEACGVEIASGPVSKTGALGPMTSHYCRDIDGNLVEIAVY from the coding sequence GTGGGGTTCGCCATCGAACGGTTCGACCACATCGTCATCAATTGCCACGATGTCGAGGCCACCGCCGCATGGTACGAGCGCGTTCTCGGGATGAAGCGCGAGACGTTCGGCCAATCCAAGCGAACGGCGCTGTGCTTCGGAAATCAGAAGATCAACCTGCGGCCCGTCGGCGCGCTCGCCGACGACCCCGATTGGGTCACCGGAGCCGTCGAAGCGGCGGGTTCGGAAGACCTGTGCTTTATCACCGCGTCCAGTCCCGACGAGGTCCGCGCACATCTCGAGGCGTGCGGCGTGGAGATCGCGTCGGGACCCGTCAGCAAGACCGGCGCACTGGGGCCGATGACCTCGCACTACTGCCGCGACATCGACGGCAACCTCGTCGAAATCGCGGTCTACTGA
- a CDS encoding lysophospholipid acyltransferase family protein — protein sequence MQPRGIAMGDVDKHETAKWDPTFTEQVKNTVGPVVNRWFRSEVRNLDNVPPAGGALAVSNHSGGIFTPDVLIFSSAFYDKFGYDRPVYTLAHYGVFLGPLDGWLRRAGVIEASRENAASALHSGAVVLVFPGGDYDSYRPTLSANTIDFNGRTGYVRTAIEAGVPIVPTVSIGAQETQLFLTRGNWLARKLGITKARVDILPISFGFPFGLSVIFPPNLPLPSKIVTEVLEPIDVIDRFGRDPDIGEVDAHVRSVMEAALKRLAAQRRFPILG from the coding sequence ATGCAACCGCGGGGGATCGCGATGGGCGACGTCGACAAACACGAAACCGCCAAATGGGATCCGACTTTCACCGAACAGGTGAAGAACACAGTCGGCCCCGTCGTCAACCGCTGGTTTCGGTCCGAGGTGCGAAACCTTGACAACGTTCCGCCGGCCGGAGGGGCTCTGGCGGTGTCCAACCATTCCGGCGGCATCTTCACGCCCGACGTCTTGATCTTCTCCTCAGCCTTCTACGACAAGTTCGGTTACGACCGGCCGGTGTACACCCTGGCCCACTACGGGGTGTTCCTGGGACCGCTGGACGGCTGGCTGCGCCGGGCGGGGGTCATCGAAGCTAGTCGCGAAAATGCCGCCTCCGCACTGCATTCGGGCGCGGTCGTGCTGGTCTTCCCGGGCGGTGACTACGACTCCTACCGGCCCACGCTGAGCGCGAACACCATCGACTTCAATGGCCGCACCGGCTATGTGCGGACCGCCATCGAAGCCGGAGTGCCGATCGTGCCGACCGTCTCGATCGGCGCCCAAGAGACGCAGCTCTTTCTGACCCGCGGCAACTGGCTGGCCCGCAAGCTGGGAATCACCAAGGCCCGCGTGGACATTCTGCCGATCAGTTTCGGCTTCCCATTCGGGCTCAGCGTCATCTTCCCGCCGAACCTGCCGCTGCCGTCCAAGATCGTCACCGAGGTGCTGGAGCCGATCGACGTCATCGACCGGTTCGGCAGGGACCCCGACATCGGTGAGGTCGACGCGCACGTGCGATCGGTGATGGAAGCCGCGCTCAAGAGGCTGGCCGCCCAGCGCCGGTTTCCCATCCTGGGCTAG
- the purQ gene encoding phosphoribosylformylglycinamidine synthase subunit PurQ — translation MTARIGVITFPGTLDDVDAARAVRRVGAEAVSLWHADADLKAVDAVVVPGGFSYGDYLRAGAIARFAPAMSEVVYAAGRGMPVLGICNGFQVLCETRLLPGVLTRNAGLHFVCRDVWLRVASNATAWTSRYEPDADLLVPLKSGEGRYVAPESVLDELEGEGRVVFRYHENINGSMRGIAGISSANGRVVGLMPHPEHAIEALTGPSDDGLGLFYSALDAVLAA, via the coding sequence GTGACGGCGCGGATCGGCGTCATCACCTTTCCCGGGACGCTGGACGACGTGGACGCCGCCCGTGCGGTGCGCCGCGTCGGCGCGGAGGCGGTGAGCCTGTGGCACGCGGACGCCGACCTCAAGGCGGTCGACGCGGTGGTGGTGCCGGGCGGGTTCTCCTACGGCGACTATCTGCGGGCCGGCGCGATCGCCCGCTTCGCCCCGGCGATGTCCGAAGTGGTGTACGCGGCGGGCCGCGGTATGCCGGTATTGGGGATTTGCAACGGTTTTCAGGTGCTGTGCGAGACTCGGCTGCTGCCCGGGGTGCTGACCCGCAACGCCGGTCTGCACTTCGTCTGCCGTGACGTGTGGCTTCGGGTGGCATCGAACGCGACGGCGTGGACGTCGCGCTACGAGCCCGACGCCGACCTGCTGGTTCCGCTGAAATCGGGCGAGGGACGGTATGTGGCGCCGGAGAGCGTGCTCGACGAACTCGAGGGCGAGGGACGGGTGGTGTTTCGGTACCACGAAAACATCAACGGCTCGATGCGTGGCATCGCCGGCATCAGCTCGGCCAACGGCCGCGTCGTCGGGTTGATGCCACACCCCGAGCATGCCATCGAGGCGTTGACCGGCCCCTCCGACGACGGGCTGGGCCTGTTCTACTCAGCGCTCGACGCCGTGCTCGCCGCCTGA
- a CDS encoding DUF2334 domain-containing protein — MGGKLIVSVSGIGERTLDDVEAFCAQMDSRKVPVSLLVAPRLSGDYRLDHDPRTVEWLSARRAGGDAIVLHGYDEAATKKRRAEFAILRAHEANLRLMAADRVLEHLGLRTRLFAAPGWTVSPGVVKSLPNNGFRLLADLHGITDLVRHTTVRTRVLGIGEGFLTEPWWCRMVVLSSERVARRGGIVRVAVAARQLRKPGPLQATLDAADLASMHGCEPTVYRWRPDKAISDAA; from the coding sequence GTGGGTGGAAAACTGATCGTCTCGGTCTCAGGGATAGGCGAGCGCACCCTGGACGACGTCGAGGCGTTCTGCGCACAAATGGATTCCCGCAAGGTGCCGGTTTCGTTGCTGGTGGCGCCGCGCCTGTCCGGCGACTACCGCCTCGACCACGACCCGCGCACCGTCGAGTGGCTGAGCGCCCGGCGCGCTGGCGGTGATGCCATCGTGCTGCACGGCTATGACGAGGCGGCCACCAAGAAGCGGCGTGCCGAGTTCGCCATCCTGCGGGCACACGAGGCCAACCTGCGGCTGATGGCCGCCGACCGGGTGCTCGAGCACCTCGGACTACGTACCCGGCTCTTTGCCGCGCCAGGCTGGACCGTCTCGCCTGGGGTAGTTAAATCCCTGCCGAACAACGGATTTCGGCTGCTGGCTGATTTACATGGGATCACCGATCTGGTCCGCCACACCACCGTGCGCACCCGCGTCCTCGGCATCGGCGAGGGTTTCCTCACCGAACCGTGGTGGTGCCGCATGGTGGTGCTGTCCTCCGAGCGCGTCGCGCGTCGCGGCGGCATCGTGCGGGTGGCCGTCGCGGCCCGTCAGTTGCGCAAACCGGGACCGCTGCAGGCGACGCTGGACGCCGCCGATCTCGCTTCGATGCATGGGTGCGAGCCGACGGTGTATCGCTGGCGACCCGACAAGGCGATTTCCGACGCGGCCTGA
- a CDS encoding mycofactocin-coupled SDR family oxidoreductase, whose translation MIDKGTTLEGRVALVTGAARGQGRAHAIRLANEGADIVAVDVCAPISTTIRYPAATSAELVETARAVEDSGRKALFREIDIRNLADLQQLVADAVDQFGRLDIVVANAGVLSFGRLWEMSEEHWDTVIDVNLSGTWRTLRATVPAMVNLGNGGSIIIVSSTTGLKATPGNGHYSASKHGLVGLTNALAVELGEYGIRVNSVHPYAVSTPMGSSVDMLTFLSEHPAYLHSLSPMPFRALGAPEEVMTPEDIADVVAWLAGDGSANMSGSQVVVDRGHLKH comes from the coding sequence GTGATCGACAAAGGTACTACCCTCGAGGGCCGAGTCGCGCTCGTCACGGGGGCGGCCCGCGGGCAGGGACGTGCGCACGCCATCCGCCTTGCCAACGAGGGCGCCGACATCGTCGCCGTCGACGTGTGCGCCCCGATTTCTACCACCATCCGGTACCCGGCGGCCACTTCCGCCGAGCTGGTGGAAACGGCACGGGCAGTGGAGGATTCGGGGCGCAAAGCACTCTTTCGCGAGATCGACATCCGGAATCTGGCGGATCTGCAGCAGTTGGTGGCAGATGCCGTCGATCAATTCGGCAGGCTCGACATCGTCGTCGCCAACGCGGGGGTATTGAGTTTCGGCCGGTTGTGGGAGATGTCCGAAGAGCACTGGGACACGGTCATCGACGTCAATCTGAGTGGTACGTGGCGCACCCTGCGTGCCACGGTGCCGGCGATGGTCAACCTCGGTAACGGCGGATCGATCATCATCGTCAGCTCGACTACCGGGCTGAAGGCCACACCTGGCAACGGCCACTATTCAGCATCCAAACACGGTTTGGTCGGGCTCACGAATGCCTTGGCCGTGGAATTGGGTGAGTACGGGATCCGGGTCAATTCCGTCCACCCGTACGCCGTGAGCACGCCGATGGGAAGCTCGGTGGACATGCTGACGTTTCTCAGCGAGCATCCTGCTTACTTGCATAGCCTTTCCCCCATGCCGTTTCGCGCTTTGGGCGCTCCCGAAGAGGTCATGACGCCCGAGGACATTGCGGATGTCGTTGCCTGGCTTGCCGGAGACGGGTCTGCGAACATGTCGGGCAGCCAGGTCGTGGTGGATCGCGGGCATCTGAAGCATTAG
- a CDS encoding DHA2 family efflux MFS transporter permease subunit: MLSNAMDKARSAAGDAALPLAPTGLLGAEERVYPDKLDAPLLRISGVCLLATIMAILDVTVAQRTFIADFESNQAVVAWTMTGYTLGLATVIPLTGWAADRFGTKRLFMGSVVAFVLGSLLCALASTILQLIIFRVVQGVSGGMLMPLGFMIMTREAGPGRLGRLMSILSIPMLLAPIAGPILGGWLIDTSSWKWIFLINLPIGAAIFVLAWVVFPRDHPARSETFDMVGGLLLSPGLATFLFAVSSIPRCGTVADRRVLIPAAIGLVLTAAFVAHALRRTDHPLIDLHLFQNPVLTRANVTMLLFAGAFFGAGLLLPSYFQQVLHQTPMQAGVHLIPQGLGAMLTMRLAGPLVDRHGPGKYVLAGIAMIIAGLGTFAFGVARHAAYAPTLLTALTIMGLGMGCAMMPLSVALAPHQIARGTTLMSVSHQVGGSVGTALMAMILTNQFNRSDDITAANKLAALQQQAAVSGVPVDPSQIPHQSLAPNFSANLLRDLSHAHTSVFVVAVVLVAFTIIPASFLPKKPAIQTAVE; this comes from the coding sequence ATGCTAAGCAACGCCATGGACAAGGCCCGTTCTGCAGCGGGCGACGCCGCGCTGCCCCTCGCCCCCACGGGGCTGCTGGGTGCCGAGGAGCGTGTTTATCCGGACAAACTCGACGCCCCGCTGTTGCGGATCTCCGGCGTATGTCTGCTGGCCACGATCATGGCGATCCTGGATGTCACCGTCGCGCAACGCACCTTCATCGCCGACTTCGAGTCGAATCAGGCCGTCGTCGCATGGACGATGACCGGCTACACGCTCGGGTTGGCGACCGTCATCCCACTGACCGGCTGGGCGGCCGACCGGTTCGGCACCAAACGGCTCTTCATGGGCTCGGTGGTGGCATTCGTGTTGGGCTCGCTGCTATGCGCGCTGGCGTCAACGATCTTGCAGCTCATCATATTTCGCGTAGTGCAGGGCGTCAGCGGCGGCATGCTGATGCCGCTGGGATTCATGATCATGACGCGCGAAGCGGGCCCCGGGCGCCTCGGCCGGTTGATGTCGATCTTGAGCATTCCCATGTTGCTCGCCCCGATCGCCGGCCCGATCCTGGGCGGCTGGCTGATCGACACCTCCAGCTGGAAGTGGATCTTCCTGATCAACCTGCCGATCGGGGCGGCCATCTTCGTCCTGGCATGGGTGGTGTTCCCCCGCGATCACCCCGCCCGATCGGAAACATTCGACATGGTCGGCGGACTGCTGCTCTCACCCGGATTGGCGACGTTCCTGTTCGCGGTGTCGTCGATCCCGCGCTGCGGGACGGTAGCCGATCGCCGGGTCCTGATACCGGCGGCCATCGGCCTGGTGTTGACCGCGGCGTTCGTCGCGCACGCGCTGCGTCGCACGGATCACCCGCTGATCGATCTGCACCTGTTCCAGAACCCGGTGCTCACCCGGGCCAATGTGACGATGCTGCTGTTCGCCGGCGCCTTCTTCGGGGCCGGCCTGCTGCTTCCGAGCTATTTCCAGCAGGTGCTGCACCAGACGCCGATGCAGGCCGGGGTGCATCTGATCCCGCAGGGACTCGGCGCCATGCTGACCATGCGATTGGCCGGTCCGCTCGTCGATCGGCATGGACCGGGCAAATACGTGCTGGCCGGTATCGCGATGATCATCGCCGGTTTGGGGACGTTCGCTTTCGGGGTGGCCAGGCACGCCGCATATGCACCCACGCTGCTGACTGCGCTAACGATCATGGGCCTGGGGATGGGGTGCGCGATGATGCCGCTCTCGGTGGCATTGGCGCCGCACCAGATTGCCCGCGGCACGACGCTGATGAGCGTCAGTCATCAGGTGGGGGGTTCGGTGGGAACCGCCCTGATGGCGATGATCCTGACCAACCAATTCAACCGCAGCGACGACATCACCGCCGCGAACAAGCTCGCGGCGCTACAGCAGCAGGCCGCGGTCAGCGGTGTGCCGGTCGATCCGTCCCAAATACCACACCAGTCACTGGCCCCAAACTTTTCTGCTAACTTGCTGCGCGACCTTTCACACGCCCATACATCCGTATTCGTGGTCGCCGTGGTATTGGTGGCATTTACCATCATCCCGGCGTCATTTCTGCCAAAAAAGCCGGCCATTCAAACCGCCGTCGAATAG